A stretch of the Corylus avellana chromosome ca6, CavTom2PMs-1.0 genome encodes the following:
- the LOC132185815 gene encoding organic cation/carnitine transporter 3-like, which yields MADSTQLLSQVDLAESKSTSPPNQKQLSSLDSRIEQYIGDFGWSQFLQAVLVSMAWIFDGQQTFISVFTDARPTWHCTDQLGDESSSSCNSVSNICRLPKNLWTWDWPAHTSIISEWSLECAASIVTGLPASSFFMGCLVGGLVLATLADSSLGRKNMLFLTCLTMSLSSLLTVFSINIWIYSALRFVCGFFRSTIGTCSLVLATELVGKRWRGQVGVMGFFCFTLGFLSLPAIAYMNIGLSWRYLYLYTSIPGIIYSALVRLFVRESPRWLFVRGREEEAIVTLKSIANHSNLTWSFSGLSSFEQETGNDNIFSAMKILLEKRWALRRLSAIMVMGFGMGMVYYGMPLGLGDLAFNLYLSVTFNALSELPSSLVTFFLVGKLNRKSSIIVFTSLSGVCSIMCGLKGEEWRRLQIGVELVSFFSACTATNILFIFTIELFPTLVRNSALSMVRQALVLGGVFSPMLVTAGRGDGFSPYTVFGLVIGCCGLFALRLPETRGRALCDTMEEEEDNEKAASNGVGDV from the coding sequence ATGGCCGATTCCACTCAGCTTCTCTCCCAGGTCGACTTGGCCGAGTCAAAAAGCACCTCACCACCAAATCAGAAACAGCTCTCATCCCTCGATTCCAGAATCGAACAGTATATTGGGGATTTCGGGTGGTCTCAATTCCTGCAAGCCGTACTTGTGTCCATGGCATGGATCTTCGATGGACAGCAAACGTTCATTAGCGTCTTCACCGATGCACGCCCCACGTGGCACTGCACTGATCAACTTGGGGATGAGTCGTCGTCGTCGTGCAACTCGGTCTCCAACATCTGCCGTCTTCCCAAGAATTTGTGGACTTGGGATTGGCCGGCACACACTTCAATCATCTCCGAATGGTCATTGGAGTGCGCCGCCTCCATTGTCACTGGCCTCCCCGCATCTTCCTTCTTTATGGGTTGCCTCGTAGGCGGGCTCGTTTTAGCCACGCTGGCCGACTCGTCACTCGGTCGGAAAAACATGCTCTTTCTCACATGCTTAACCATGTCTCTGTCTTCTCTACTAACCGTCTTCTCCATCAATATATGGATTTACTCCGCTCTAAGATTCGTCTGCGGCTTTTTCCGTTCAACAATCGGAACTTGTTCGCTTGTTCTTGCCACTGAGCTTGTCGGAAAAAGGTGGCGGGGCCAGGTGGGGGTTATGGGTTTCTTCTGTTTCACGCTAGGGTTTTTATCCCTCCCAGCCATAGCTTATATGAATATAGGATTGTCATGGAGATATCTCTATCTATATACTTCTATCCCGGGAATCATCTACTCTGCTTTAGTTCGGTTATTTGTTCGCGAGTCTCCGAGATGGCTGTTTGTGCGAGGACGTGAGGAAGAAGCCATAGTGACACTAAAGAGTATTGCTAACCACAGTAACTTAACCTGGAGCTTCTCTGGACTGTCATCGTTTGAGCAGGAAACAGGCAACGACAATATTTTCTCGGCCATGAAGATCTTGCTGGAGAAAAGATGGGCTCTTCGGAGGTTGTCGGCTATTATGGTGATGGGTTTTGGCATGGGAATGGTGTACTACGGCATGCCGTTAGGCCTCGGAGACTTGGCATTCAATCTATATTTGAGCGTGACATTCAATGCCTTATCTGAGCTACCGTCGTCGTTGGTAACTTTCTTCCTCGTAGGAAAGTTGAACAGAAAAAGTTCGATCATTGTGTTCACTAGCCTTAGCGGGGTTTGCAGTATCATGTGTGGTTTGAAGGGGGAGGAGTGGAGAAGATTGCAGATTGGGGTGGAGCTGGTGTCCTTCTTTAGCGCTTGTACGGCGaccaatatattatttatattcacAATAGAGCTGTTCCCGACTCTTGTGCGGAACTCGGCTCTGTCGATGGTGAGGCAAGCGCTTGTGCTTGGTGGCGTGTTTTCTCCGATGCTTGTCACTGCCGGGAGAGGAGACGGATTTTCGCCCTACACGGTGTTCGGGTTGGTTATAGGGTGTTGTGGGCTGTTTGCATTACGTTTGCCGGAGACAAGGGGTAGGGCACTTTGTGATACaatggaggaggaagaggacAATGAGAAAGCAGCCTCTAATGGCGTAGGTGATGTCTAG